In Poecilia reticulata strain Guanapo linkage group LG17, Guppy_female_1.0+MT, whole genome shotgun sequence, the following proteins share a genomic window:
- the LOC103479581 gene encoding 5'-AMP-activated protein kinase subunit gamma-1-like isoform X1 has product MKRFGSLRRSKKRKEQDGLEGRHPSEASCLAASGFSTPPTTPTQALNQPVFSQEAQQQSGPSPERLEPGTLARSLSTPPDTGQRFSLPHTKPPIPSTSPVPPISTSQHVYGLFEGMLEKLELDDDAAEPESDIYMRFMKSHKCYDIVPTSSKLVVFDTALQVKKAFFALVANGVRAAPLWDTEKQSFVGMLTITDFIIILHRYYKSPMVQIYELEEHKLETWREVYLQATFKPLVNISPDASLFDAVYTLIKNKIHRLPVIDPVTGNALYILTHKRILKFLQLFVCEMPKPAFMKQTLGELGIGTYHEIAFIHPDTPIIKALNIFVERRVSALPVVDDSGKVVDIYSKFDVINLAAEKTYNNLDITVTQALKHRSQYFEGVVKCHKMETMETIVDRIVKAEVHRLVVVDERSSIEGIVSLSDILQALVLSPADACKEENLTE; this is encoded by the exons ATGAAGCGGTTTGGCAGCCTAAGGAGGAGCAAGAAACGAAAAGAGCAGGATGGGCTAGAAGGGAGGCATCCGTCCGAGGCTTCGTGTCTGGCCG cttctgGGTTCTCCACACCTCCCACCACTCCGACCCAGGCATTGAACCAGCCTGTGTTCAGCCAGGAGGCCCAGCAGCAAAGCGGCCCCAGCCCAGAACGCCTGGAGCCCGGTACCCTAGCCCGCTCCCTGTCCACGCCTCCGGACACAGGACAGCGCTTCAGCCTTCCCCACACCAAACCCCCGATCCCATCAACCAGCCCTGTGCCACCCATCTCTACCTCACAACAT GTCTACGGCTTATTCGAAGGTATGCTGGAGAAACTTGAACTAGACGATGATG ctgctgAACCCGAGAGTGATATTTACATGCGCTTTATGAAATCCCACAAGTGCTACGACATCGTCCCCACAAGCTCCAAGCTGGTCGTGTTTGACACAGCGCTTCAA GTTAAGAAGGCATTCTTTGCCTTGGTGGCTAACGGTGTCCGAGCTGCTCCTCTATGGGACACAGAGAAGCAAAGCTTTGTGG GAATGCTGACAATCACAGATTTCATCATCATACTGCACAGATACTATAAGTCACCGATG gtgcAAATTTATGAGTTGGAGGAACACAAGCTTGAAACTTGGAGAG AGGTTTATCTTCAAGCAACGTTTAAACCTCTTGTGAACATATCACCGGATGCAAG TCTGTTTGATGCAGTGTAcaccctcatcaaaaataaaattcaccgCCTGCCTGTCATCGACCCTGTTACAGGGAATGCACTTTATATTCTGACGCACAAGCGGATCCTAAAGTTCCTCCAGCTGTTT GTGTGTGAAATGCCAAAGCCAGCGTTCATGAAGCAGACCCTAGGTGAGCTCGGCATCGGGACGTACCATGAAATCGCTTTCATCCACCCAGACACGCCTATCATTAAAGCCCTCAACATCTTCGTGGAGAGACGGGTGTCTGCTCTCCCTGTGGTGGATGACTCGG gcAAAGTTGTGGATATTTATTCCAAATTCGATGTGATT AACTTGGCCGCAGAGAAGACGTACAATAACTTGGACATCACGGTGACGCAGGCTCTGAAACATCGCTCGCAGTACTTCGAAGGAGTTGTTAAGTgccacaaaatggaaacaatggAGACCATTGTGGACAGAATAGTCAAAGCAGAA GTTCATCGGCTGGTGGTGGTTGATGAGCGCTCCAGCATCGAGGGCATCGTTTCCCTTTCAGACATCCTCCAGGCACTGGTGCTCAGCCCAGCAG ATGCCTGTAAGGAGGAGAATCTTACTGAATGA
- the LOC103479581 gene encoding 5'-AMP-activated protein kinase subunit gamma-2-like isoform X2 codes for MLEKLELDDDAAEPESDIYMRFMKSHKCYDIVPTSSKLVVFDTALQVKKAFFALVANGVRAAPLWDTEKQSFVGMLTITDFIIILHRYYKSPMVQIYELEEHKLETWREVYLQATFKPLVNISPDASLFDAVYTLIKNKIHRLPVIDPVTGNALYILTHKRILKFLQLFVCEMPKPAFMKQTLGELGIGTYHEIAFIHPDTPIIKALNIFVERRVSALPVVDDSGKVVDIYSKFDVINLAAEKTYNNLDITVTQALKHRSQYFEGVVKCHKMETMETIVDRIVKAEVHRLVVVDERSSIEGIVSLSDILQALVLSPADACKEENLTE; via the exons ATGCTGGAGAAACTTGAACTAGACGATGATG ctgctgAACCCGAGAGTGATATTTACATGCGCTTTATGAAATCCCACAAGTGCTACGACATCGTCCCCACAAGCTCCAAGCTGGTCGTGTTTGACACAGCGCTTCAA GTTAAGAAGGCATTCTTTGCCTTGGTGGCTAACGGTGTCCGAGCTGCTCCTCTATGGGACACAGAGAAGCAAAGCTTTGTGG GAATGCTGACAATCACAGATTTCATCATCATACTGCACAGATACTATAAGTCACCGATG gtgcAAATTTATGAGTTGGAGGAACACAAGCTTGAAACTTGGAGAG AGGTTTATCTTCAAGCAACGTTTAAACCTCTTGTGAACATATCACCGGATGCAAG TCTGTTTGATGCAGTGTAcaccctcatcaaaaataaaattcaccgCCTGCCTGTCATCGACCCTGTTACAGGGAATGCACTTTATATTCTGACGCACAAGCGGATCCTAAAGTTCCTCCAGCTGTTT GTGTGTGAAATGCCAAAGCCAGCGTTCATGAAGCAGACCCTAGGTGAGCTCGGCATCGGGACGTACCATGAAATCGCTTTCATCCACCCAGACACGCCTATCATTAAAGCCCTCAACATCTTCGTGGAGAGACGGGTGTCTGCTCTCCCTGTGGTGGATGACTCGG gcAAAGTTGTGGATATTTATTCCAAATTCGATGTGATT AACTTGGCCGCAGAGAAGACGTACAATAACTTGGACATCACGGTGACGCAGGCTCTGAAACATCGCTCGCAGTACTTCGAAGGAGTTGTTAAGTgccacaaaatggaaacaatggAGACCATTGTGGACAGAATAGTCAAAGCAGAA GTTCATCGGCTGGTGGTGGTTGATGAGCGCTCCAGCATCGAGGGCATCGTTTCCCTTTCAGACATCCTCCAGGCACTGGTGCTCAGCCCAGCAG ATGCCTGTAAGGAGGAGAATCTTACTGAATGA